From a region of the Balaenoptera ricei isolate mBalRic1 chromosome 11, mBalRic1.hap2, whole genome shotgun sequence genome:
- the LOC132374367 gene encoding butyrophilin-like protein 1 — protein MAGFPSFLPAGFLPTLLLLQVSTWCSPVSGFSVKGPAQPIMVLLGADASLPCQLSPEQSAAHMQIRWYRAKLSSTVLVYQNGQEQGGEQMLEYRGRTELVGDSIGKGAVALLIQHIRASDDGQYRCHFKDGHISQEAIVELRVIGLGSAPHVYMMGPEDRGIRVLCSSGGWFPKPRVQWRDMVGVKLPSRSESQTQDGDGLFHVEASLVVTDSSLDNVTCSIQNPFSGQEKVSAIFLPEPFFPRTSPWKTALAGTLPLLVLLLVGISYTGWREHKAKEREVKKRQEESHETEKMKREKEEALRVKMNLKAELEKRKALYNEDWKKALLYPDWRKEHFQPALVTLNHESFHQNNSDPEREEDVREETRVLLCNKQGDCNLIKLDQKEFTSGRHYWEVDIEDTDEWTLGIYEKPTESSGLLSHLPQRKFSVLEKKGREYRALTCSPQNIFLEEPLLIEKCPRKIVIFLDYEDSDISFYNMTDGTHIFSFTQAKFSGSLYPYFKLKSMELSPSVQY, from the exons ATGGCGGGTTTTCCCAGCTTCCTTCCTGCTGGCTTTCTCCCcactcttctccttctccaggTGTCCACGTGGTGCTCCCCAG TGTCTGGGTTTTCCGTGAAGGGACCAGCTCAGCCCATCATGGTCCTGCTAGGGGCAGATGCCAGTCTGCCCTGCCAGCTGTCTCCTGAGCAGAGTGCAGCCCACATGCAGATCCGGTGGTACCGAGCCAAGCTCTCCTCCACGGTGCTTGTGTACCAGAACGGACAGGAACAAGGAGGGGAGCAAATGCTGGAGTACCGGGGCAGGACAGAGTTGGTGGGCGACTCCATTGGCAAAGGCGCTGTGGCCCTGCTGATCCAACACATCCGTGCCTCTGATGATGGCCAATATCGGTGTCATTTTAAGGATGGTCACATCTCCCAAGAAGCCATTGTGGAGCTGCGTGTGATAG GCTTGGGCTCTGCCCCTCACGTGTACATGATGGGTCCTGAGGATCGCGGGATCCGAGTTCTGTGCTCCTCAGGTGGCTGGTTCCCAAAACCCAGGGTGCAGTGGAGAGACATGGTGGGAGTGAAGCTACCATCCCGCTCTGAGTCTCAGACCCAAGATGGAGATGGGCTGTTCCATGTGGAGGCATCGCTTGTGGTCACGGACAGCTCTCTGGACAATGTGACCTGCTCCATCCAGAACCCCTTCTCTGGCCAGGAGAAAGTGTCAGCCATCTTCCTCCCAG AGCCCTTCTTCCCCAGGACGTCTCCGTGGAAGACAGCCCTGGCTGGGACACTGCCTTTGCTGGTGCTTCTCCTCGTCGGGATCAGCTACACTGGCTGGAGAGAACATAAAGCCAAAGAGAGAGAAGTaaagaaaaggcaggaagaatCTCATGAAACAGAGAagatgaagagagaaaaggaagaggcacTTAGAGTCAAAA TGAACCTCAAGGCAGAGCTTG AAAAGCGAAAGGCATTATACAATGAAG ATTGGAAGAAGGCCTTGCTATATCCTG ACTGGAGGAAAGAACATTTCCAACCTG ctcttGTGACTCTAAATCATGAAAGCTTTCATCAGAACAATTCTGacccagagagagaagaggacgTCAGAGAGGAAACACGGGTATTATTATGTAATAAGCAAGGAGACTGCAACCTTATCAAACTTGATCAGAAAGAATTCACTTCAGGGAGACATTACTGGGAGGTGGACATTGAGGACACTGATGAATGGACTCTAGGCATTTATGAGAAGCCCACGGAGAGCAGTGGGTTACTCAGCCATCTACCACAGAGGAAGTTCAGTGTCTTAGAGAAGAAGGGACGTGAATACAGGGCTCTCACCTGTTCTCCCCAAAACATTTTCCTGGAAGAGCCTCTCCTGATAGAAAAGTGTCCACGAAAGATTGTGATTTTCTTGGATTATGAGGATAGTGACATTTCTTTCTATAACATGACTGATGGAACCCACATCTTTTCTTTCACTCAGGCCAAATTCTCTGGGTCACTCTATCCTTACTTCAAACTTAAATCCATGGAGCTCTCCCCATCTGTACAATATTAA